One Gemmatimonas sp. DNA window includes the following coding sequences:
- a CDS encoding BrnA antitoxin family protein, giving the protein MPKASKPSAPKTTARKRTASTLAPMQGRADLARLRRTSDAEIARTAPAELRDIPDDFWKGARVVTPVSKEAISIRLDHDVIAWFRSSGPRYQSRINAVLRSYVEQVEATSRTARSKRAP; this is encoded by the coding sequence ATGCCGAAAGCCTCGAAGCCATCAGCCCCGAAGACGACCGCGCGTAAGCGCACGGCGTCCACGCTCGCGCCCATGCAGGGGCGTGCCGACCTGGCTCGGCTACGTCGCACGAGCGACGCGGAGATCGCGCGTACGGCGCCGGCCGAGCTGCGCGACATCCCCGATGATTTCTGGAAGGGTGCTCGCGTCGTGACCCCGGTATCGAAGGAAGCAATTTCGATTCGTCTTGACCACGATGTGATCGCGTGGTTCCGTTCTAGCGGGCCGCGTTACCAGTCGCGCATTAATGCGGTGCTGCGCAGCTATGTGGAACAGGTAGAAGCGACGAGTCGCACCGCGAGATCGAAGCGGGCGCCGTAG
- a CDS encoding BrnT family toxin: MTDAIDALLVSATGFDWDAGNAPKVRARHQVDPGECEQAFFLEPFIVAADATHSQREVRWYALGRTFADRYLYLVFTMRGTRIRVLSARSMNRKERRAYAQAQARTETDSDL; the protein is encoded by the coding sequence GTGACCGACGCGATCGACGCGCTGCTGGTCAGCGCCACCGGATTCGACTGGGATGCGGGCAACGCCCCCAAGGTGCGGGCCCGCCATCAGGTCGATCCTGGCGAGTGCGAGCAGGCCTTCTTTCTAGAGCCGTTCATCGTCGCGGCGGACGCGACGCACTCGCAGCGTGAAGTCCGATGGTACGCCTTAGGCCGGACCTTCGCGGACCGGTATTTGTATCTCGTGTTTACGATGCGTGGGACGCGTATTCGCGTTCTCAGCGCTCGCTCTATGAACCGTAAGGAGCGCCGTGCCTATGCCCAAGCCCAAGCGCGCACTGAAACCGATTCCGATCTTTAA
- a CDS encoding BrnA antitoxin family protein has protein sequence MPKPKRALKPIPIFKSEAAEREFWETADSADYVDWSAARAVRFPQLRPSTTAISVRLPDTLLAELKILANERDVPYQSLLKVYLADRIATERRQHRRRLEA, from the coding sequence ATGCCCAAGCCCAAGCGCGCACTGAAACCGATTCCGATCTTTAAGTCGGAAGCCGCCGAGCGCGAATTCTGGGAGACCGCCGACTCCGCCGACTACGTGGACTGGTCAGCCGCGCGCGCCGTGCGATTTCCGCAGTTGCGTCCGTCGACGACCGCGATCTCGGTGCGGTTGCCCGATACGCTGCTGGCAGAGCTCAAGATTCTCGCCAACGAGCGCGACGTCCCGTATCAGAGTTTGCTCAAAGTCTATCTCGCCGACCGCATCGCCACGGAGCGGCGGCAACATCGGCGCAGACTCGAAGCCTAA
- a CDS encoding alpha/beta hydrolase, whose amino-acid sequence MLVFSWCRLRQWVAFLILLFAPLNMVAAQRRPGPTTPAPLRTLEAEREWYLAADDSSAFLHIHEVGAGAPVIVLHGGPGAGYRYMLGIVRGLERDFRFVFYDQRGAGLSVAARRNITMPLNVQDLETIRKAYGLERLTLVSHSAGTYLAMEYLRTHPNRVGKLVLVGATDPLNGKKEYYSDEELARYAKLPELVAQFSSRPAVQAEIRRARLDRDSLTAHQRFDLWRLRQSAGSLYRIERWRDNPFIMIRADAAQGARDSMNYVYNWGPLLAAHPHAVTVINGRYDYQVGVEASPVWRRVVAQDAPHVKLLVLDEASHNVWLDQPVEFRRAMRDALTRPR is encoded by the coding sequence ATGCTTGTATTCTCTTGGTGCAGACTCCGCCAATGGGTCGCATTTCTCATCCTCCTCTTCGCGCCGCTCAACATGGTCGCGGCCCAGCGGCGGCCCGGACCCACCACGCCCGCTCCCTTAAGAACGCTGGAGGCGGAGCGTGAGTGGTACCTCGCGGCCGATGACAGTAGCGCCTTCCTGCATATTCACGAGGTGGGCGCCGGTGCGCCGGTCATTGTGCTCCATGGTGGACCCGGTGCCGGGTATCGCTACATGCTGGGGATCGTGCGCGGACTCGAGCGCGACTTCCGCTTCGTGTTCTACGACCAGCGCGGCGCGGGGCTCTCGGTGGCGGCGCGGCGGAACATCACGATGCCGCTGAATGTGCAGGACCTTGAAACCATTAGGAAGGCGTACGGGCTGGAGCGTCTCACGCTCGTCTCCCATTCAGCGGGGACATATCTGGCGATGGAGTACCTTCGTACACATCCCAACCGCGTCGGCAAGCTCGTGCTCGTCGGCGCGACCGATCCACTCAACGGAAAGAAGGAGTACTACTCCGACGAGGAACTCGCACGATACGCGAAACTCCCGGAACTCGTGGCGCAGTTCAGCTCGCGGCCGGCGGTACAGGCGGAGATTCGACGCGCACGGTTGGATCGCGATTCACTTACAGCGCATCAGCGGTTCGACCTCTGGCGCCTCCGTCAGTCGGCTGGTTCGCTCTATCGCATTGAGCGGTGGCGCGACAACCCGTTCATAATGATCCGCGCTGACGCTGCGCAGGGCGCCCGTGACAGTATGAATTATGTTTACAACTGGGGACCGCTGCTCGCAGCACACCCGCACGCGGTCACCGTGATCAACGGAAGGTACGACTACCAGGTAGGCGTTGAGGCAAGCCCTGTCTGGCGGCGCGTCGTCGCGCAAGACGCGCCTCACGTGAAGCTGTTGGTGCTCGATGAGGCGAGCCACAACGTCTGGCTCGATCAGCCTGTGGAGTTCCGCCGTGCGATGCGTGACGCGCTGACGCGACCTCGCTAA
- a CDS encoding prolyl oligopeptidase family serine peptidase, with amino-acid sequence MTFSRLVWIGGIGLVSSFELCAQAVAPMNPGRHRVEILSSADGSMQPSYITVPEPRSAPERAPLVVVLHTWSFDLDQRQPELEAEAAARGWLLLAPNFRGRNDHPEACGSPLAQQDILDAVAWVRRRYPVDDRRIYVLGLSGGGFMTMLMAARRPELWAAASAWVGISDLGDWYSAHREDNFGRMIRSCFGGTPDGNRTIANEMAARSPLRYISPQLKVPLDLAAGRSDTVVSIRHSLRAMQALAPDAVRDDEIALLLGSGPGLTRPAPSDTAADPLLGRRIFLRRQARSSRITIFDGGHEWIARAAVAWLAQHQKP; translated from the coding sequence ATGACGTTTTCCCGGCTGGTGTGGATCGGTGGCATCGGGCTTGTCTCCAGCTTCGAGTTGTGTGCACAAGCGGTAGCACCCATGAATCCCGGAAGGCATCGTGTCGAGATTCTCAGCTCGGCGGATGGCAGCATGCAACCGTCCTACATCACGGTGCCGGAGCCTCGTTCCGCTCCGGAGCGGGCACCGCTCGTCGTGGTGCTGCACACGTGGAGCTTCGACTTGGACCAGCGGCAACCCGAACTGGAGGCCGAGGCTGCGGCTCGAGGATGGCTGCTCTTGGCGCCAAACTTTCGGGGTCGAAACGACCATCCCGAGGCGTGCGGGTCGCCGCTCGCACAGCAGGATATCCTCGACGCAGTCGCTTGGGTTCGCCGTCGCTATCCCGTCGATGACCGGCGGATTTATGTGCTTGGCCTGTCTGGCGGCGGATTCATGACCATGTTGATGGCGGCGCGGCGCCCGGAGCTGTGGGCCGCCGCCAGCGCGTGGGTTGGTATCAGCGATCTTGGCGATTGGTATTCCGCGCACCGCGAAGACAACTTCGGGCGAATGATCCGCTCGTGCTTCGGTGGCACACCCGATGGAAATCGCACCATCGCAAATGAGATGGCTGCTCGGTCGCCGCTTCGCTACATCAGCCCACAGTTGAAGGTGCCGCTCGATCTGGCAGCTGGGCGATCCGACACGGTCGTCTCGATTCGGCACTCGCTGCGGGCGATGCAGGCCCTTGCTCCTGACGCTGTTCGTGACGACGAGATTGCGCTGCTCTTGGGTTCAGGACCAGGTCTCACGCGACCGGCACCCAGCGACACCGCGGCCGACCCACTGCTTGGTCGCCGCATCTTCCTGCGCCGGCAGGCGAGGAGCTCGCGCATCACGATCTTTGACGGCGGTCACGAGTGGATAGCGCGCGCCGCCGTGGCCTGGCTGGCACAACACCAGAAGCCGTAA
- a CDS encoding RidA family protein, protein MNRRAINPTKTGWAHGHEVSNPSRMLFISGQVPAASDGSVPEDFKAQCRLAWANVERQLLAADMTLNNLVKMTIFLSERRYIQEAYEVRAEVLGKNEVPPAMTIIITGIYDEAWMLEIEAIAAS, encoded by the coding sequence ATGAATAGACGTGCCATCAATCCTACGAAGACCGGCTGGGCTCACGGCCACGAGGTATCGAATCCGTCGCGCATGCTTTTCATTAGTGGTCAAGTACCGGCCGCCAGCGACGGTTCCGTTCCCGAAGATTTCAAAGCACAATGCCGGCTAGCGTGGGCCAATGTTGAACGTCAGCTTCTGGCAGCGGATATGACGTTGAACAACCTTGTCAAGATGACGATCTTCCTGTCCGAGCGACGGTACATCCAAGAGGCGTACGAAGTACGAGCGGAGGTACTTGGCAAGAATGAAGTACCTCCTGCGATGACAATCATCATCACGGGCATCTACGACGAAGCGTGGATGCTGGAGATTGAAGCAATCGCCGCGTCGTAG
- a CDS encoding HAD family hydrolase produces the protein MNLAVFDVDGTLLSNLAGEDACYEHALREELSLATLDTDWASYLHVSDDGIATEAYWRAFARSPTTAERQATIERFVALLQIANQTSAPIAPMRGAVELLDTLRARGWAVALATGAWRRAAEYKLSAAGMRIVGLPLATSEDGPARVAIVQRAMERAQAVFGVHAFDRVIAVGDGVWDVDTARTLQLSFVGVGVGPSVDRLRAEGASHIIADFTDLEGTLRVFDVATVPGRVNGSDDT, from the coding sequence GTGAATCTTGCAGTATTCGACGTCGACGGCACGCTCCTCAGCAATCTGGCCGGGGAAGATGCGTGCTATGAGCACGCGTTACGAGAGGAGCTGAGTCTTGCGACGCTCGACACCGATTGGGCGAGCTACCTGCACGTGTCTGACGATGGAATCGCGACCGAGGCGTATTGGCGCGCGTTCGCGCGCTCGCCGACCACGGCCGAACGCCAGGCCACCATCGAGCGGTTCGTCGCGCTACTGCAGATCGCCAACCAGACGTCCGCCCCGATCGCCCCAATGCGCGGTGCCGTTGAGCTGCTCGACACGCTACGGGCGCGTGGTTGGGCTGTGGCGTTGGCGACCGGCGCGTGGCGACGCGCGGCTGAGTACAAACTGTCGGCGGCCGGAATGCGCATCGTCGGTCTTCCGCTTGCGACGTCGGAGGACGGGCCTGCCCGCGTGGCAATCGTGCAACGTGCGATGGAGCGGGCGCAGGCCGTATTTGGGGTTCATGCGTTTGACCGCGTGATCGCAGTCGGTGACGGCGTGTGGGACGTCGATACTGCGCGCACGTTGCAGCTGTCCTTCGTCGGTGTCGGCGTTGGGCCGTCGGTCGATCGCTTGCGCGCCGAGGGTGCATCGCACATCATCGCGGACTTCACGGATCTCGAGGGCACGCTTCGAGTGTTTGACGTCGCGACAGTTCCAGGCAGGGTGAACGGAAGTGATGATACGTGA
- a CDS encoding DinB family protein has product MPRSLASLTFAVLVLAAPAFASVATADAQAAPVVADLMKDVDGVQQKLVALAKAMPEDKYAWRPTTARSVGEVFLHVASDNYLIPAMFGSTPPAATGINAKDFKTVDAYEKRKLTRAQIAAELEASFVHLKASMKSTTAAKATMSMDFFGQKMTQQTAWIGTTTHLHEHLGQAIAYARMNGVTPPWSK; this is encoded by the coding sequence ATGCCGCGCTCGCTCGCCTCACTGACGTTCGCTGTGCTGGTGCTCGCCGCGCCCGCCTTTGCTTCCGTGGCCACGGCCGATGCGCAAGCGGCGCCCGTTGTGGCCGATCTCATGAAAGACGTTGACGGCGTACAGCAAAAGCTGGTCGCGCTGGCGAAGGCGATGCCCGAGGACAAGTATGCCTGGCGTCCGACGACGGCGCGTTCCGTGGGCGAGGTATTCTTGCATGTCGCATCGGACAACTACTTGATTCCGGCGATGTTTGGCAGCACGCCACCGGCCGCGACGGGCATCAATGCGAAGGACTTCAAGACCGTCGACGCGTACGAGAAGCGTAAACTCACGCGCGCCCAGATTGCGGCGGAGCTGGAGGCCAGCTTCGTGCACCTCAAGGCCAGCATGAAATCCACGACGGCGGCGAAAGCAACGATGTCGATGGATTTCTTCGGACAGAAGATGACACAGCAAACGGCGTGGATTGGCACGACGACACATTTGCACGAACACCTCGGTCAGGCCATTGCGTACGCCCGGATGAACGGCGTGACACCGCCGTGGAGTAAGTAG
- a CDS encoding metalloregulator ArsR/SmtB family transcription factor yields the protein MVQYSQATYDVTFGALSDATRRGVLEQLGRADASITTLAERFDMTLTGMKKHVDVLEQAGLVATEKVGRVRVCRLGRRGLQDEAEWIERYRQLWSARFDALDDVVETLKRQERADGQEHRK from the coding sequence ATGGTTCAGTATTCACAAGCGACCTACGACGTCACGTTCGGCGCCCTCTCCGATGCCACCCGGCGCGGCGTGCTGGAGCAACTCGGGCGGGCCGACGCGTCGATCACGACGCTGGCCGAGCGGTTCGACATGACCCTCACGGGCATGAAGAAGCATGTCGACGTGCTGGAACAGGCAGGGCTCGTGGCCACCGAGAAGGTCGGACGCGTTCGCGTCTGCCGGCTTGGGCGTCGCGGTCTGCAGGACGAGGCCGAGTGGATCGAACGCTACCGGCAGTTGTGGAGTGCGCGCTTCGACGCGTTGGACGACGTGGTCGAAACCTTGAAACGACAGGAGAGAGCCGATGGACAAGAGCACCGGAAGTAG
- a CDS encoding SRPBCC family protein: MDKSTGSSVAPVKSETTVERTSDRDVVVTRTVNGPARLVFKAFTEADLFRQWWVPRSYGLNLLSCEMDVRVGGEYRLVFQHEESTMAFFGTYVEVTPHSRLVWTNEESDGGVTVTTVTFSEVDGRTVVVVHDLYPSKEALDASSGSSGAMPEAFDQLDELLASLG; encoded by the coding sequence ATGGACAAGAGCACCGGAAGTAGCGTCGCACCCGTGAAGAGCGAGACGACGGTAGAACGGACATCCGACCGCGACGTCGTCGTCACCCGCACCGTGAACGGTCCGGCTCGTCTCGTGTTCAAGGCATTCACCGAGGCCGATCTGTTCCGACAGTGGTGGGTGCCACGCTCGTACGGGCTCAATCTGCTGTCATGCGAGATGGACGTGCGCGTGGGCGGTGAGTACCGTTTGGTCTTCCAACACGAAGAGTCGACCATGGCGTTCTTCGGCACGTACGTCGAAGTGACACCGCACTCGCGTCTCGTGTGGACGAACGAGGAAAGCGATGGCGGCGTGACCGTGACCACGGTGACGTTCAGTGAAGTCGACGGTCGGACGGTCGTGGTCGTGCACGATCTCTACCCGTCGAAGGAAGCGCTTGACGCCTCCTCCGGATCGTCTGGTGCGATGCCTGAGGCGTTCGACCAACTCGACGAACTGCTCGCCAGCCTGGGATAA
- a CDS encoding dihydrofolate reductase family protein, with the protein MGILTFSLNLSLDGCVDHREGIADDETHAFFTNLMNASGAMLWGRVTYEMMESYWPAVARGDVEAPPAIREWAVQLEAKPKYVVSKTRTEFPWTNSHHIAGDLRAGVQQLKDATPAGVLVGSGTLATELDRLDLIDEYVFLVHPRIAGHGPTLYQSGLPSTRRLDLVTATPLRCGAVVMHYRRAQPDT; encoded by the coding sequence ATGGGAATCCTGACCTTCAGCCTCAACCTCTCCCTCGACGGTTGTGTCGACCACCGCGAGGGGATCGCCGACGACGAGACGCACGCGTTCTTCACCAATCTCATGAACGCGAGCGGCGCGATGCTGTGGGGTCGCGTCACGTATGAGATGATGGAGAGCTACTGGCCGGCGGTCGCGCGCGGCGACGTCGAGGCGCCGCCGGCGATCCGCGAGTGGGCGGTGCAACTGGAGGCCAAGCCCAAGTACGTCGTGTCGAAGACACGCACGGAGTTTCCGTGGACGAACAGCCATCACATCGCCGGCGACCTGCGCGCGGGCGTACAGCAGCTCAAGGACGCGACTCCGGCCGGCGTGCTTGTCGGGAGCGGTACGCTCGCGACCGAGTTGGATCGGCTTGATCTGATCGACGAGTACGTGTTCCTCGTGCACCCCCGGATCGCCGGGCACGGCCCGACCTTGTACCAGAGCGGACTGCCCAGCACGCGACGCCTCGACCTCGTCACGGCCACGCCGCTGCGCTGCGGCGCAGTGGTGATGCACTATCGGCGCGCGCAGCCCGACACGTAA
- a CDS encoding nuclear transport factor 2 family protein, whose product MNRFTPVRWSLLAALLASACGGPTPATSRADQLPFDLDATRRLITQQNARFTAAHVAGDLATIDSMFAPDAKSFPPGANAVSGLPALHAFTVEYLKAGVTEFREQTTDFYGNAEYVVDAGTYVVTYGPAHATERGKYLNVWTQVNGNWKIKANMWNTDAPDPTSK is encoded by the coding sequence ATGAATCGATTCACCCCCGTCCGTTGGTCACTGCTGGCAGCGCTCCTCGCGAGCGCGTGCGGTGGTCCGACGCCCGCGACCAGCCGTGCCGACCAGTTGCCCTTCGATCTGGACGCAACACGGCGCCTCATCACGCAGCAGAACGCGCGCTTCACTGCGGCGCACGTCGCGGGCGACCTTGCGACGATCGACTCGATGTTTGCTCCGGACGCCAAGTCCTTTCCGCCCGGTGCCAACGCGGTGTCCGGCCTCCCGGCCCTGCACGCCTTCACCGTGGAGTACCTCAAGGCCGGTGTCACGGAGTTTCGCGAGCAGACCACGGACTTCTACGGAAATGCGGAGTACGTGGTGGACGCTGGCACCTACGTCGTGACCTACGGCCCCGCGCACGCGACCGAGCGCGGCAAGTATCTGAACGTATGGACGCAGGTCAACGGAAATTGGAAGATCAAGGCGAACATGTGGAACACCGACGCACCCGATCCAACATCGAAGTGA
- a CDS encoding isoprenylcysteine carboxylmethyltransferase family protein, with amino-acid sequence MLVVALRLMADATLVALMLFASAGTLAWWRAWVLLGVLMVVRVAGAAMIARVSPTLLRERARLPLHGEQPTTDRVLLLAVLATGFLGLPLLAGLDVHRWHVLPPPAPWLNSVGLVLFVLGWGLKQVALRANAFATTVVRLQTERAHAVVDAGVYAVVRHPFYAADPLILVGLGLWLQSSAAALAAVVPVLFMVLRLQLEERFLLRALPGYAEYVTRVPHRLVPGVW; translated from the coding sequence GTGCTCGTCGTTGCGCTCCGGCTGATGGCCGACGCTACACTCGTGGCGCTGATGCTTTTCGCGTCGGCCGGCACGCTCGCGTGGTGGCGCGCTTGGGTGCTGCTCGGGGTGTTGATGGTGGTCCGCGTCGCTGGTGCGGCGATGATTGCCCGTGTCAGCCCCACGTTGTTGCGCGAGCGCGCGCGACTCCCGCTGCATGGCGAACAGCCGACAACCGATCGCGTGCTGCTGCTCGCGGTGTTGGCCACGGGGTTTCTCGGGCTGCCGCTTCTCGCGGGACTCGATGTGCACCGGTGGCACGTGCTCCCGCCCCCCGCGCCTTGGCTTAACAGTGTCGGCTTGGTGCTCTTCGTGCTCGGCTGGGGCCTCAAGCAGGTCGCGCTCCGAGCGAATGCGTTCGCAACTACGGTGGTCCGACTGCAGACGGAACGAGCGCACGCGGTCGTGGACGCTGGGGTGTACGCCGTGGTTCGGCATCCGTTCTACGCGGCCGATCCACTGATCCTGGTCGGGCTCGGCCTGTGGTTGCAATCGTCTGCGGCGGCGCTGGCGGCGGTCGTCCCGGTGCTGTTCATGGTGCTCCGGCTGCAGCTCGAGGAGCGCTTCCTGCTCCGGGCGCTTCCCGGCTACGCTGAATACGTGACGCGCGTGCCGCATCGCCTCGTGCCAGGCGTTTGGTAG
- a CDS encoding serine hydrolase domain-containing protein, which translates to MKRFLVAAVAMLVWTGVAGYGAIAGWWLRPIAPRGDAQAFMQAVTARAAAESKGNIALVLLRHGDVYAELYTPSIDPVDRDTRFPLASMSKWFTAYAVLQLVQAGRVDLDAPVATYLTQWQLPAGPFDAQQVTSRRLLSHTAGLTDGLGFGDYQPTESLPPMSETLRHPRASADSAVAIVVGRRPGGGFQYSGGGYLILQALLEDVTGMPFVTWMQDSVFRPIGMHRATYAYLGSLDNVSRSFDARGALVPTYRYAAAGATGLSASARDLIAFAQANVQANRRANVPLRSATLERMRQPHGRQFGLDIWGLGVALFAPTASGAYVYGHDGSNAPAINSAMRINPDNGDAVIVLVTGNPTLATAIGGEWTLWQTGVVDFLSIERAARSALVPWLLGFVTMAALRRWRVVHRRRTTTPFKVATECL; encoded by the coding sequence ATGAAGCGATTCTTGGTGGCGGCGGTAGCGATGCTAGTGTGGACCGGTGTCGCCGGATACGGCGCCATTGCGGGTTGGTGGCTCCGGCCGATCGCGCCCCGCGGCGACGCGCAGGCGTTCATGCAGGCGGTAACGGCGCGAGCCGCGGCGGAGAGCAAGGGTAATATCGCGCTTGTCTTGCTCCGCCACGGCGACGTGTATGCGGAGTTGTACACGCCTTCGATCGATCCCGTGGATCGGGACACCCGCTTTCCATTAGCGTCGATGAGCAAGTGGTTCACTGCTTACGCCGTGCTGCAACTGGTGCAAGCGGGCCGCGTCGACTTGGATGCACCCGTAGCGACCTATCTCACGCAGTGGCAGCTGCCGGCGGGCCCCTTCGACGCGCAACAGGTCACGAGCCGTCGACTGTTGTCGCACACCGCCGGCCTCACGGATGGCCTAGGGTTTGGCGACTACCAGCCGACTGAATCCTTACCCCCGATGTCGGAGACGCTGCGCCATCCGCGAGCCTCTGCCGACTCCGCTGTCGCCATCGTCGTGGGCCGCCGTCCGGGCGGCGGGTTTCAGTACTCGGGCGGCGGCTATTTGATACTTCAAGCATTGCTGGAGGACGTCACTGGCATGCCCTTCGTGACGTGGATGCAGGACTCGGTCTTCCGCCCGATCGGCATGCACCGCGCGACCTACGCCTACCTCGGCTCGCTGGACAACGTGTCCCGGTCGTTCGACGCGCGTGGGGCACTCGTGCCGACCTATCGCTATGCGGCGGCCGGCGCCACCGGACTGTCGGCATCGGCGCGTGACCTTATCGCGTTTGCGCAGGCCAATGTGCAGGCCAATCGGCGCGCGAACGTGCCGCTGCGAAGCGCTACACTGGAACGCATGCGACAGCCGCATGGCCGCCAGTTCGGCCTCGACATCTGGGGGCTCGGCGTGGCGCTCTTTGCGCCAACGGCGAGTGGCGCGTACGTGTACGGTCACGATGGGAGCAACGCGCCGGCCATCAACAGCGCCATGCGGATCAACCCCGACAACGGGGACGCGGTGATCGTGCTGGTCACGGGGAACCCCACGTTGGCCACTGCGATCGGCGGCGAATGGACACTCTGGCAAACCGGCGTCGTCGATTTCTTGTCGATCGAGCGTGCCGCGCGATCGGCGCTGGTGCCGTGGCTGCTTGGATTCGTGACCATGGCCGCGCTGCGGCGATGGCGGGTGGTGCACCGCCGTCGCACAACCACACCGTTCAAGGTCGCTACGGAATGTCTCTGA